The Collimonas fungivorans Ter331 genome has a segment encoding these proteins:
- the ilvN gene encoding acetolactate synthase small subunit, which produces MRHIVSVLLENEAGALSRVVGLFSARGYNIETLTVAPTEDATLSRMTIVTSGSDDVIEQITKHLNRLIEVVKVVDLTEGAHIERELMLIKVRAVGKEREEMKRTADIFRGRIIDVTDKSYTLELTGNKGKLDAFIDSIDRAAILETVRTGGSGIGRGERILKV; this is translated from the coding sequence ATGCGACATATCGTTTCTGTATTGCTGGAAAATGAAGCGGGCGCCTTGTCGCGCGTGGTCGGCCTGTTTTCCGCCCGCGGCTACAACATCGAGACATTGACGGTCGCACCGACCGAAGATGCGACCTTGTCACGCATGACCATCGTGACAAGCGGTTCGGATGACGTGATCGAACAGATCACCAAGCACCTGAACCGTCTGATTGAAGTCGTCAAAGTGGTCGACCTGACCGAAGGCGCACATATCGAACGCGAGCTGATGCTGATCAAGGTGCGCGCGGTCGGCAAGGAACGCGAAGAGATGAAGCGCACCGCGGACATTTTCCGCGGCCGCATCATCGACGTCACCGACAAGTCCTATACCCTGGAACTGACAGGCAACAAGGGCAAGCTGGATGCGTTCATCGATTCGATCGACCGTGCGGCGATCCTGGAAACCGTCCGTACCGGCGGCTCTGGCATCGGCCGCGGCGAACGCATCCTCAAAGTTTAA
- a CDS encoding acetolactate synthase 3 catalytic subunit, whose translation MSKDTNLPVTGAEILVRCLAEEGVEHVFGYPGGAVLYIYDAIFQQEKFQHILVRHEQAAIHAADAYSRSSNKVGVAIVTSGPGVTNAVTGLATAYMDSIPMVVISGQVPSYAIGEDAFQECDTVGITRPCVKHNFLVKDVKDLASTIKKAFFIASTGRPGPVLVDIPKDITMHRHVFDYPKEVEMRSYKPVDKGHSGQIRKAVQLLLTAERPMIYAGGGVILANAAPELNKLVDRLGYPCTTTLMGLGGYKSSSDKFVGMPGMHGTYEANMAMQNSDVLIAIGARFDDRVIGNPKNFTSVSRKIIHIDIDPSSISKRVKVDIPIVGNVKDVLQELLAQLDAAETRQNTSALSSWWKQIEEWRGRDCLKFADSNEVIKPQAVVQKVWQITDGDAFITSDVGQHQMWAAQYYGFDKPRRWINSGGLGTMGVGLPYAMGVQMANPGSTVACITGEASIQMCIQELATCKQYHLTPKIILLNNRFLGMVRQWQQIDYGSRYSESYMDSLPDFTKLAESFGHVGMKIEKPGDVDGALKEAFGLKDRLVFMNFITDQTENVWPMVKAGKGLTEMLLGSEDL comes from the coding sequence ATGAGCAAAGATACAAACCTGCCTGTCACCGGCGCGGAAATTCTCGTGCGCTGCCTGGCGGAAGAGGGTGTCGAACACGTGTTCGGTTATCCCGGCGGCGCAGTGCTGTACATCTACGACGCCATATTCCAGCAAGAAAAATTCCAGCATATCCTGGTACGACATGAGCAAGCTGCGATCCATGCAGCCGATGCCTATTCCCGCAGCTCGAACAAGGTTGGCGTGGCGATTGTCACGTCCGGCCCTGGCGTCACCAATGCGGTGACCGGCCTGGCCACGGCTTACATGGACTCGATCCCGATGGTGGTGATTTCGGGCCAGGTGCCGTCGTATGCGATCGGCGAAGACGCGTTCCAGGAATGCGACACGGTCGGCATCACCCGGCCGTGCGTCAAGCACAACTTTTTGGTCAAGGATGTCAAGGATTTGGCATCGACCATCAAGAAGGCGTTTTTTATCGCCAGCACCGGCCGTCCCGGCCCGGTATTGGTGGATATCCCTAAAGACATCACCATGCACCGCCACGTTTTCGACTATCCGAAGGAAGTCGAAATGCGTTCCTACAAGCCGGTCGACAAAGGCCACTCGGGTCAGATCCGCAAAGCGGTGCAACTGCTGCTGACCGCCGAACGGCCGATGATCTACGCCGGCGGCGGCGTGATCCTGGCGAATGCCGCGCCGGAGCTGAACAAGCTGGTGGATCGCCTGGGCTACCCATGCACCACCACCCTGATGGGCCTGGGCGGCTACAAGTCGTCGAGCGACAAGTTTGTCGGCATGCCCGGCATGCACGGCACTTACGAAGCCAACATGGCGATGCAGAACAGCGATGTGCTGATCGCCATCGGCGCCCGTTTCGACGACCGCGTGATCGGCAATCCGAAGAATTTCACTTCGGTCTCGCGCAAGATCATCCATATCGATATCGACCCGTCGTCGATCTCCAAGCGGGTCAAGGTCGACATTCCTATCGTCGGCAACGTCAAGGATGTGCTGCAGGAACTGCTGGCGCAGCTGGACGCCGCCGAGACCCGGCAGAATACCTCGGCGCTGTCGAGCTGGTGGAAGCAGATCGAGGAATGGCGCGGCCGCGACTGCCTCAAGTTTGCCGATTCGAACGAAGTGATCAAGCCGCAGGCCGTGGTGCAGAAAGTATGGCAGATCACCGACGGCGACGCTTTCATCACCTCCGACGTCGGCCAGCACCAGATGTGGGCGGCGCAGTACTACGGCTTCGACAAGCCGCGCCGCTGGATCAACTCCGGCGGCCTCGGCACCATGGGCGTCGGCTTGCCGTATGCAATGGGCGTGCAGATGGCCAATCCCGGTTCTACCGTGGCCTGCATCACCGGCGAAGCCTCGATCCAGATGTGCATCCAGGAGCTGGCTACCTGCAAGCAGTATCACCTGACGCCGAAGATCATCCTGCTCAACAACCGCTTCCTCGGCATGGTCCGGCAATGGCAGCAGATCGATTACGGTTCGCGCTATTCCGAGTCCTACATGGATTCGCTGCCGGATTTCACCAAGCTGGCGGAATCGTTCGGTCACGTCGGCATGAAGATCGAAAAGCCGGGCGACGTCGACGGTGCGCTGAAAGAGGCTTTCGGTCTGAAAGATCGCCTGGTATTCATGAATTTCATTACGGATCAAACCGAAAACGTCTGGCCTATGGTCAAGGCGGGCAAGGGCTTGACTGAAATGCTGCTCGGTTCGGAGGATCTGTAA
- the ilvC gene encoding ketol-acid reductoisomerase: MKVFYDKDSDLSLIKGKNVAIIGYGSQGHAHAQNLNDSGVKVTVGLRKGGASWDKAKNAGLNVAEVNDAVKAADVIMILLPDENIAQVYAENVAPHAKQGATLAFAHGFNVHYGQVVPRTDLDVIMIAPKAPGHTVRATYTQGGGVPHLIAVYQDKSGSARDIALSYATANGGGRAGIIETNFREETETDLFGEQAVLCGGAVELIKAGFETLVEAGYAPEMAYFECLHELKLIVDLIYEGGIANMNYSISNNAEYGEYVTGPRIVTEDTKNAMRQCLKDIQTGEYAKSFILENKAGAPTLISRRRITAEHQIEQVGEQLRGMMPWIKKNKMVDQSKN; the protein is encoded by the coding sequence ATGAAAGTTTTCTACGACAAAGACAGCGACCTCTCCCTGATCAAAGGCAAGAATGTTGCCATCATCGGTTACGGTTCGCAGGGCCATGCCCACGCGCAAAACCTGAACGATTCCGGCGTCAAGGTCACTGTCGGCCTGCGCAAGGGCGGTGCATCGTGGGACAAGGCGAAGAACGCCGGCCTGAACGTGGCTGAAGTCAACGACGCGGTGAAAGCCGCCGACGTCATCATGATCCTGCTGCCGGACGAAAACATCGCCCAGGTCTATGCAGAAAACGTCGCGCCGCACGCCAAGCAAGGCGCTACTCTGGCCTTCGCCCACGGCTTCAACGTGCACTACGGCCAAGTCGTGCCGCGCACCGACCTGGACGTCATCATGATCGCTCCCAAGGCGCCAGGCCACACTGTCCGCGCCACCTACACCCAGGGCGGCGGCGTGCCGCACCTGATCGCGGTTTACCAGGACAAGTCCGGCAGCGCCCGCGACATCGCCTTGTCGTACGCAACCGCCAACGGCGGCGGCCGTGCCGGCATCATCGAAACCAACTTCCGCGAAGAAACCGAAACCGACCTGTTCGGCGAGCAAGCCGTGTTGTGCGGCGGTGCGGTGGAACTGATCAAGGCCGGTTTCGAAACCCTGGTGGAAGCCGGCTACGCGCCGGAAATGGCTTACTTCGAATGCTTGCACGAACTGAAGCTGATCGTTGACCTGATCTATGAAGGCGGCATCGCCAACATGAATTACTCGATCTCCAACAACGCTGAATACGGCGAATATGTCACCGGCCCGCGCATCGTCACCGAAGACACCAAGAACGCCATGCGCCAGTGCCTGAAGGACATCCAGACCGGCGAATACGCGAAGAGCTTCATCCTGGAAAACAAGGCTGGCGCGCCAACCCTGATTTCCCGACGCCGCATCACAGCCGAGCATCAAATCGAACAAGTTGGCGAACAACTGCGCGGCATGATGCCTTGGATTAAGAAAAACAAGATGGTTGACCAATCGAAGAACTAA